In Planococcus versutus, the DNA window TGCAATTTCAATAAGGCATCACAATGTGTATCAAAAATTTTCATTTACCCGTCTCCTTTTCTCGACACGCTTTGATAAATCCAGCGAAAATCCCCTTTGATGCTGCATCTTCTGCTATTGCCATATTTTCTGGATGCCATTGTACACCTAGCACGAAAGATTGTTGCCTACATTCTACCGCTTCTACAATCCCGTCACTTGAAATGCCGCTAATGATGAGCGGAGCTGGCACAAGCCGATTCGCTTGGTGATGGCGACTGTTTACTTTTATACGGGTTGAATTTGTCAAACGTTGCAATAGAGATCCTTCTGTTATGTCAACAAAGTGAGACGCATGAAAACGTGGCGCTTTTTGCTGATGTTGCAGTAAACTTCCTGAGGCTTGTGTCGGAATATCTTGATACATATCGCCACCAACCGCAATATTCAAAATTTGTGCACCTCGACAAACTCCTAAAATTGGTTTGTTTAAAGTCATTACTTTTTTAGCTAACGCTAATTCAAATGCATCACGAGAAGGAATGATTACACCTAAGTTCGGATGCGGTTCTTCATTAAACAAAGTCGGATCGACATCATAGCCTCCTGCTAAGAACAAACCATCAATTCGTTCGGCAATTCCAGCTATATCTTCTTCCGCTAAATGAGGTAGCATAATAGGCAAGCCACCTGCTGCTAAAATTGCTTGTGTATCGGCAAGTTCAATGCCATAATTGTCTCGCCCTAACTCTAGAGATGCGGTAATACCAATAACTGGTTTCATTTATGTATGCCTCCCAAAGTTAAAAACTGAATAAATTAAACATACAGATTTTTCGGATGAAATACTAGTATATCTAACAACTTCATAAAAAAAGAGCTGACTCCTTTTGTTTCTTATAAAAAATCAAAGAAAATCAGTAACACTTTTAAAGTGCTACTGATTTTCCTCTATGTTCTATAAGTACTTCAACTTTAAGCTATCGAAATTTTAGCCACCAGGTTGAATTTCTGTCGTATAAATTAATTCACTGTCTACAAAAATACGGCATTTCATTCTTAAGCAACAAGCACCGACGGATACTTTAACATCTTTAAATTCACCGTCTTTGTTTTTTACTTTCCCAAATAGACGAGAAGTAAAATGAAGACCTATTTGTTCATCTTGCAAAACGCCATCCACAAATAGTTTTTCATTCGTCCATGTGTTTACAACACGAATTGTGTGCTCACCATATTTCACCATCCAAACGTCTTTCATCATACTAGCCCCCTACTCAAACTTTTGTTCATAGTATAACAGAAAGTAACAAAACAACTACTGTGACAAAAAACCAAGACTCTATAAAGCTTTAAATATGTTAACAAACTATTGCTGTTACTAATTCCTTTTCGACTAAAGCTCTGACTTCTTTTCTGTTAAGCGCCGAAATCGGTAACTAAACAACTGCCATCCTTTCTAAAACAGCAGTACGTTGGGGCATACCACCCTGCGCGCCGAACTTTTCAACTGATAATGATGCAGCCGCATTTGCAAAACGCACAGCCCATTCAAATTCTTGTCCCTCTACTAAAGCTGTTGCGAATGCTCCATTAAACGTATCACCTGCTCCCGTTGTATCTACTACTTTGGCGGGAAAGCCTTTTACTGTCACATGCTTTTCGCCGTCATAAAACTGAGCACCCTTTTGTCCAAGTGTGATGACAAGTCGATTTGGGTATTTTTCTAACGCAGCTTCCCAATTTTTCCCGAACATTTCTTCTGCTTCAGTTTCATTGGGTGTTAAGTATGTACAAAAAGGCAACATCTCCACTCTAAACTCACTTGCAGGAGCTGGATTTAAAATGCTTGGCACCTTATTTTGATGACAAATTTCCAGAGTTCGTTGCACTACAGCAATCGGCATCTCTAATTGCATCACGACCAACTCACTGGTTACTAATTGGTCAGCCAATGCATCTATTTCCTCTGCTGTAACTTGGTGATTGGCTCCTGGTACGACAATGATGCGATTATCGCCTTCTGACAATAAAATATTGGCAATGCCACTCATGCCATCTGTTCGTTTAATCTGTCGAGTCGATACACTTTCGTTCTTTAGAGCTGCCAACAGTTCTGTTCCGAATGCATCTTGTCCAACTGCGCCAATTATCTGTACATCACTTCCAAGTCTTGCAGCCGCAACCGCTTGATTGGCTCCTTTACCACCTGGAACTGTCTTATATAAATTACCTAGCGTTGTTTCACCTTGCTTTGGAAAATGATCTGTTTGAACAACCAAATCCATATTAATGCTGCCAACGACTGTTATCATTTTGATGCACTCCTTATTATTCCACGAATGATTAGATTCACAGATGACTGGTAACGCTTGCTCAACATTTTTTTATAAATCAGCAAATTTGATAGCAAGGCATTTGCATCATGCGGTACACCTAGCTAGTTCGATGTAATAAGCTTCACTGACGTACGCTCTCACATTTAAGAATCTCAGAATTGCCCCTACTGAAACTCCCACTTTTTTTACACTCTTCTTTACAGAAGTCATACAAAATAACTCCATTTTTCTTTCTACATGTAATCGGTTACAGACACTGTATATGGCAGTGAAGTTCTTGTCAATGCGAATATTTTTTGTTTATTAGATAGATAACCCTCAAATTCGAAATGCACATTCTTCATATAAAAAACCCCCGCAAAATTACGAGGATTCATATTGCTAAACATTTATTTTTTCCGTGCGCAAATCTCTTTTTTTCTCTGTCTCAGCTACATATACTGCGCATGCAGCATCACCTGAAATATTAATAGCCGTTCGAGTCATATCCAATAAGCGATCAATCCCGATAACTAATCCAATACCAGCCGGCGGAAGTCCGACACTGCCTAATACCATCGCAAGCATGATCAAGCCGACACCTGGTACACCGGCAGTTCCAATACTCGCAAGTACGGCTGTCAGCACTACTGTTAGTAAATCCATCGTTGATAATTCAATACCATATGCTTGGGCGATAAACATCGTTGCAACCCCTTGCATAATCGCGGTCCCATCCATATTAATCGTCGCTCCTAGTGGTTGAACAAACGAACTGACTGATTTGGAGACACCCAGTTTTTCTTGTGCCACTTCCATTGAAATCGGCAGCGTTGCGGTACTGCTTGATGTACTAAAGCCGACACTCATCGCAGGAGCAAAATTTTTAAAAAACCAAACCGGGCTTTTTTTAGCTAAAAACTTAATCGTTCCTCCATATGTAAAAATCGCATGAATGAAAAGAGCAGCTACGATTACGAGCATGTATGAGCCCATGGCTTTCATAGCTGATAAGCCTTGAGACCCTACAGCTGTTGCGATCAAACCAAATGTACCATACGGAGCAAACTTCATCACAATACCAACTAAATACATCATGACATCATTTCCTTGTTCAATTAACCTGACAAGTCCTTCTGTTTTCTCTCCCAGTGCAGTCAGTGCCAATCCAATAAACACAGCAAAGAATATAATTTGCAACATATTGCCTTCGCCTAAAGCTGCAATCGGATTGATTGGAATCATATTTAACAAGGTATCGCCAACAGATGGTGCTTTTTCTGCTTCAAATTCTGCACTCGAGAGATCAAAATCACCCG includes these proteins:
- a CDS encoding gamma-glutamyl-gamma-aminobutyrate hydrolase family protein, producing MKPVIGITASLELGRDNYGIELADTQAILAAGGLPIMLPHLAEEDIAGIAERIDGLFLAGGYDVDPTLFNEEPHPNLGVIIPSRDAFELALAKKVMTLNKPILGVCRGAQILNIAVGGDMYQDIPTQASGSLLQHQQKAPRFHASHFVDITEGSLLQRLTNSTRIKVNSRHHQANRLVPAPLIISGISSDGIVEAVECRQQSFVLGVQWHPENMAIAEDAASKGIFAGFIKACREKETGK
- the rbsK gene encoding ribokinase, which translates into the protein MITVVGSINMDLVVQTDHFPKQGETTLGNLYKTVPGGKGANQAVAAARLGSDVQIIGAVGQDAFGTELLAALKNESVSTRQIKRTDGMSGIANILLSEGDNRIIVVPGANHQVTAEEIDALADQLVTSELVVMQLEMPIAVVQRTLEICHQNKVPSILNPAPASEFRVEMLPFCTYLTPNETEAEEMFGKNWEAALEKYPNRLVITLGQKGAQFYDGEKHVTVKGFPAKVVDTTGAGDTFNGAFATALVEGQEFEWAVRFANAAASLSVEKFGAQGGMPQRTAVLERMAVV
- a CDS encoding dicarboxylate/amino acid:cation symporter, which codes for MKKPGLTVKVLSGLVLGAIAGLLINLFIPGYFDALNSYLFVPLGQVFLSLINMLVVPLVLFSIILGTAGLGDPAKLGRIGIKTVAYFLATTTIAIVIGLSLAAVIQPGLAGDFDLSSAEFEAEKAPSVGDTLLNMIPINPIAALGEGNMLQIIFFAVFIGLALTALGEKTEGLVRLIEQGNDVMMYLVGIVMKFAPYGTFGLIATAVGSQGLSAMKAMGSYMLVIVAALFIHAIFTYGGTIKFLAKKSPVWFFKNFAPAMSVGFSTSSSTATLPISMEVAQEKLGVSKSVSSFVQPLGATINMDGTAIMQGVATMFIAQAYGIELSTMDLLTVVLTAVLASIGTAGVPGVGLIMLAMVLGSVGLPPAGIGLVIGIDRLLDMTRTAINISGDAACAVYVAETEKKRDLRTEKINV